In one Agathobacter rectalis ATCC 33656 genomic region, the following are encoded:
- the ilvD gene encoding dihydroxy-acid dehydratase, whose product MISDNARAGMQQAPARSLFNALGFTPEEMKKPMVGIVSSFNEIVPGHMNIDKIVEAVKLGVAEAGGVPVVFPAIAVCDGIAMGHVGMKYSLVTRDLIADSTECMAIAHQFDALVMVPNCDKNVPGLLMAAARLNLPTVFVSGGPMLAGHVKGRKRSLSSMFEAVGSYAAGTMTEDDVCEYENKVCPTCGSCSGMYTANSMNCLTEALGMGLRGNGTIPAVYSERIRLAKHAGMAVMDMYNKGIKARDIITKDAIMNALTVDMALGCSTNSMLHLPAIAHEIGFDFDISFANPISERTPNLCHLAPAGPTYMEDLNEAGGVWAVMKELADIGLLNTDCMTVTGKTVGENIKNAVNRDPEVIRPVDNPYSKTGGLAVLKGNLAPDGSVVKRSAVVDEMMVHEGPARVFDCEEDAIAAIKGGKIVEGDVVVIRYEGPKGGPGMREMLNPTSAIAGMGLGSSVALITDGRFSGASRGASIGHVSPEAAVGGPIALVEEGDIIKIDIPNMKLELDVSDEVLAERKAKWQPREPKVTTGYLKRYAALVTSGNRGAILALPGEQNA is encoded by the coding sequence ATGATAAGTGATAACGCAAGAGCCGGAATGCAGCAGGCACCGGCAAGAAGTTTATTTAATGCTCTTGGTTTTACACCGGAGGAAATGAAAAAGCCTATGGTAGGAATCGTAAGCTCATTCAATGAGATTGTTCCGGGCCATATGAATATAGACAAAATCGTTGAGGCTGTAAAGCTTGGAGTTGCAGAGGCAGGAGGAGTGCCTGTAGTATTTCCTGCAATCGCAGTCTGCGATGGTATTGCAATGGGACATGTGGGTATGAAATATTCCCTTGTCACAAGAGATCTGATTGCAGATTCTACAGAGTGTATGGCAATCGCTCATCAGTTTGATGCACTTGTAATGGTCCCAAACTGTGACAAGAACGTGCCGGGACTTCTGATGGCGGCTGCACGTCTTAATCTGCCTACAGTATTTGTATCAGGCGGACCAATGCTCGCAGGCCACGTAAAGGGCAGAAAGAGAAGTCTTTCATCGATGTTTGAGGCTGTCGGCTCATACGCTGCCGGTACTATGACTGAGGATGATGTATGTGAGTATGAGAACAAGGTATGTCCTACCTGTGGTTCATGTTCGGGAATGTACACAGCCAACTCTATGAACTGTCTTACAGAGGCACTTGGTATGGGACTTCGCGGAAACGGAACAATACCTGCTGTATATTCAGAGCGTATACGTCTTGCAAAGCATGCCGGAATGGCTGTTATGGATATGTACAACAAGGGCATCAAGGCGAGAGATATCATCACAAAGGATGCAATAATGAACGCACTCACAGTTGATATGGCACTCGGCTGCTCTACAAACTCTATGCTTCATCTTCCGGCTATCGCTCATGAGATAGGCTTTGATTTTGATATCAGCTTTGCAAATCCAATCAGTGAGAGGACACCAAATCTCTGCCACCTTGCCCCGGCAGGCCCTACATATATGGAGGACTTAAACGAGGCCGGCGGTGTGTGGGCTGTCATGAAAGAGCTTGCTGATATCGGACTTTTAAATACAGATTGTATGACTGTTACAGGAAAGACAGTTGGAGAGAATATAAAGAATGCAGTCAATAGAGACCCTGAGGTCATCAGACCGGTAGACAATCCATATTCAAAGACCGGAGGACTGGCAGTGCTTAAAGGAAATCTGGCTCCGGACGGCTCTGTAGTAAAGCGTTCAGCAGTTGTCGATGAGATGATGGTTCATGAAGGCCCTGCAAGAGTATTTGACTGCGAGGAGGATGCAATTGCAGCAATAAAGGGCGGCAAGATCGTAGAGGGTGATGTAGTTGTCATCAGATACGAGGGACCAAAGGGCGGCCCTGGAATGAGAGAGATGCTTAACCCTACATCCGCTATTGCCGGAATGGGACTTGGAAGCTCTGTAGCACTCATCACAGACGGACGTTTTTCAGGAGCTTCAAGAGGAGCTTCAATAGGTCATGTTTCACCTGAGGCCGCAGTAGGCGGACCGATTGCCCTGGTTGAAGAGGGAGATATCATAAAGATTGATATTCCAAACATGAAGCTTGAGCTCGATGTGTCAGACGAGGTGCTTGCTGAGCGTAAGGCAAAGTGGCAGCCAAGGGAGCCGAAGGTTACAACAGGCTATTTGAAGAGATACGCAGCACTTGTTACATCAGGAAACAGAGGAGCCATCCTTGCACTTCCGGGCGAGCAGAACGCGTAG
- the leuB gene encoding 3-isopropylmalate dehydrogenase, translated as MEYKVGVISGDGIGPEIVTEAKKVLDKIADKYGHSFNYTDILMGGCSIDATGVPLTDEAIATALDSDAVLMGSIGGNTATSPWYKLAPELRPEAGLLKLRKSLNLFANLRPAYLYKELAAACPLRADIIGDGFDMMIMRELTGGLYFGARETKEVDGVVTATDTLTYNENEIRRIAKRGFDIAMKRRKKVTSVDKANVLDSSRLWRKIVEEVAKDYPEVTYEHMLVDNCAMQLVKDPKQFDVILTENMFGDILSDEASMVTGSIGMLSSASLNDTKFGLYEPSGGSAPDIAGKGIANPIATILSAAMMLRYSFDLDKEAQAIEDAVKQVLKEGYRTIDIMPQPGETTEGITQVGTAQMGDLIAERV; from the coding sequence ATGGAATATAAAGTTGGTGTAATTTCCGGAGACGGAATCGGACCGGAGATAGTCACTGAGGCAAAAAAGGTATTGGACAAAATAGCAGACAAGTATGGACACAGCTTCAACTACACAGACATCCTTATGGGTGGCTGCTCAATTGATGCTACAGGTGTTCCTCTTACAGATGAGGCTATTGCGACTGCGCTTGATTCAGATGCGGTGCTGATGGGTTCTATCGGTGGCAACACAGCCACATCACCATGGTACAAGCTGGCCCCTGAGCTTCGTCCGGAGGCAGGACTTTTAAAGCTTAGAAAGTCGCTCAATCTGTTTGCAAATCTTAGACCGGCATACCTGTACAAGGAGCTTGCTGCAGCATGCCCGCTCCGCGCCGATATCATCGGAGACGGCTTTGATATGATGATTATGCGTGAGCTTACAGGAGGTCTTTACTTCGGAGCCAGAGAGACAAAAGAGGTGGACGGAGTTGTTACAGCCACAGATACACTGACATACAATGAGAATGAAATCAGAAGAATCGCAAAGCGAGGCTTCGATATAGCCATGAAGAGAAGGAAAAAGGTCACATCCGTAGACAAGGCAAATGTGCTTGATTCTTCCAGATTATGGAGAAAGATCGTCGAGGAGGTCGCAAAGGATTATCCGGAGGTTACATACGAGCATATGCTTGTTGATAACTGTGCAATGCAGCTTGTGAAGGATCCTAAGCAGTTTGATGTTATCCTCACAGAGAATATGTTTGGCGATATTTTATCAGATGAAGCAAGTATGGTGACAGGCTCAATCGGTATGCTTTCATCAGCAAGCCTTAACGATACAAAGTTCGGACTTTACGAGCCAAGTGGCGGATCTGCTCCTGATATCGCAGGAAAGGGCATTGCAAACCCTATCGCAACAATCCTTTCAGCAGCCATGATGCTTCGCTATTCATTTGATCTGGACAAGGAAGCACAGGCAATCGAGGATGCTGTAAAGCAGGTACTTAAGGAGGGCTATAGGACAATCGACATCATGCCACAGCCGGGGGAGACTACAGAGGGTATCACACAGGTAGGCACAGCACAGATGGGGGATCTCATCGCAGAACGTGTGTAG
- the yajC gene encoding preprotein translocase subunit YajC, with the protein MTSILANGQAAGTIGMIVWLVVLFAVMYFLMIRPQKKEQKKKELMLNEVATGDTVLTTSGFYGTVIDIEDDTVIVEFGNNKNCRIPMQKAAIADLEKAEDSAK; encoded by the coding sequence ATGACATCAATTTTAGCAAACGGTCAGGCAGCAGGAACAATTGGAATGATTGTCTGGTTAGTAGTACTTTTCGCAGTTATGTATTTTCTTATGATCCGTCCACAGAAGAAGGAGCAGAAGAAAAAGGAGCTTATGCTTAATGAGGTTGCAACAGGAGACACAGTTCTTACAACAAGTGGATTCTACGGAACAGTTATCGATATCGAGGACGATACTGTAATCGTTGAGTTTGGTAACAACAAGAACTGCCGTATTCCAATGCAGAAGGCAGCTATCGCTGACCTTGAGAAAGCAGAGGATTCAGCTAAATAA
- the tgt gene encoding tRNA guanosine(34) transglycosylase Tgt yields the protein MAKYELLKQEGRAKRGTFHTVHGDIQTPVFMNVGTVGAIKGAVSTDDLKEIKCQVELSNTYHLHVRTGDKIIKELGGLHKFMVWDRPILTDSGGFQVFSLAGLRKIKEEGVYFNSHIDGAKIFMGPEESMQIQSNLGSTIAMAFDECPSSVADRQYVTNSVNRTARWLERCKKEMARLNSLPDTINKEQLLFGINQGAIYDDIRIDHAKRISELELDGYAVGGLAVGESHEEMYHILDETVPHLPVNKPTYLMGVGTPANILEGVERGIDFFDCVYPSRNGRHGHVYTNHGKLNLFNQKYQKDMRPIEEGCNCPACRTYSRAYIRHLLKAKEMLGMRLCVLHNLYFYNNMMEEIRDSLDAGRFASYKAEKLYGMTQGEQS from the coding sequence ATGGCTAAATATGAGTTACTAAAACAAGAGGGACGTGCCAAGAGAGGTACATTCCATACTGTGCATGGAGATATACAGACACCTGTATTTATGAATGTAGGAACAGTAGGTGCGATAAAGGGCGCTGTCTCTACGGACGATTTAAAGGAGATAAAGTGTCAGGTTGAGCTGTCAAATACATATCACCTGCATGTAAGAACCGGAGACAAAATCATTAAAGAGCTTGGCGGACTGCACAAATTCATGGTGTGGGACAGACCAATCCTTACAGATTCCGGCGGATTCCAGGTGTTTTCACTGGCAGGTCTTCGCAAAATAAAGGAGGAGGGTGTGTACTTCAACTCGCATATTGACGGTGCCAAGATATTTATGGGACCTGAGGAGAGCATGCAGATACAGTCAAACCTCGGCTCCACGATAGCTATGGCGTTTGACGAGTGCCCATCGAGTGTTGCAGACAGACAGTATGTGACAAACTCTGTAAACAGGACCGCGCGCTGGCTTGAGAGGTGCAAAAAGGAGATGGCACGCTTAAACAGCTTACCGGATACTATCAACAAGGAGCAGCTTTTATTCGGCATCAATCAGGGAGCTATTTATGATGATATAAGAATTGACCATGCAAAGCGCATTTCTGAGCTTGAGCTGGATGGATATGCTGTCGGCGGACTGGCGGTAGGAGAGAGCCATGAGGAGATGTACCATATTCTTGATGAAACAGTGCCTCATCTGCCTGTTAATAAGCCTACATACCTGATGGGAGTAGGAACTCCTGCCAATATACTTGAGGGCGTAGAGAGAGGAATCGACTTCTTTGACTGTGTATACCCAAGCAGAAACGGCCGTCACGGACATGTATACACGAATCACGGCAAGCTTAATCTGTTCAACCAGAAGTATCAGAAGGATATGCGTCCTATTGAGGAGGGCTGTAACTGTCCTGCCTGCCGCACATATTCGCGTGCATATATCAGGCATCTTTTAAAGGCAAAGGAGATGCTCGGAATGAGACTGTGCGTGCTCCATAATTTGTATTTCTACAACAACATGATGGAGGAGATAAGGGATTCGCTTGATGCAGGTCGTTTTGCCTCATACAAGGCTGAAAAGCTCTATGGAATGACACAGGGAGAGCAGAGCTAG
- a CDS encoding neopullulanase — MGEIWHNALPWLRGDEFDAVMNYPLGESIKDFWIVRKMGWVDTYVEVIVNCSDEDIEVPKDGEVLFERHCIDTTLLTNGILIRKIVGNGDK; from the coding sequence TTGGGAGAAATATGGCATAATGCTCTTCCGTGGTTGCGTGGAGATGAGTTCGATGCGGTTATGAACTATCCGCTTGGAGAGAGCATCAAGGATTTCTGGATAGTCAGAAAGATGGGCTGGGTGGATACATATGTGGAGGTTATAGTCAACTGCTCTGATGAGGATATTGAGGTGCCAAAGGACGGCGAGGTACTTTTTGAGAGACATTGCATAGATACCACACTGCTGACCAACGGAATATTAATCAGAAAAATCGTAGGCAATGGCGATAAGTAA
- the aroC gene encoding chorismate synthase, whose protein sequence is MAGSSYGNIFKVTTWGESHGKGLGVVVDGVPAGLELCEEDIQIFLNRRKPGQSKFTTPRKEDDTVEILSGVFEGKTTGTPVSMVVWNKNQKSKDYSEIASYYRPGHADFCFDEKYGFRDYRGGGRSSGRETIGRVAAGAIAVKMLSSLGIKFLTYTRSIGPVTINEVNFDAHEIYNNSLYMPDSDAAQKASEYLDECLKSLNSSGGVCECVITGLPVGLGDPVFEKIDANLAKAIMSIGAVKGFEIGDGFDAAKATGLTNNDAFIMMDGAVSKETNHSGGTLGGMTDGSPLIFRAAIKPTPSIAATQHTVNKSGEDIEISIKGRHDPIIVPRAVVVVEAMAAITIADALLMNMGARMDRITDFYKKL, encoded by the coding sequence ATGGCAGGTTCATCATACGGAAATATTTTTAAGGTAACAACATGGGGAGAATCACACGGAAAGGGCTTAGGTGTCGTTGTGGACGGCGTTCCTGCGGGGCTTGAGCTGTGTGAGGAGGATATTCAGATATTCTTAAACAGAAGAAAGCCGGGACAGTCCAAGTTCACTACTCCACGCAAGGAGGATGATACGGTTGAAATTCTCTCCGGTGTGTTTGAGGGAAAGACTACAGGTACACCTGTTTCTATGGTTGTGTGGAATAAAAACCAGAAATCAAAGGATTACAGTGAGATTGCTTCATACTATCGTCCGGGACATGCTGACTTTTGCTTTGATGAGAAATACGGCTTCAGAGACTACAGAGGCGGAGGTCGTTCTTCGGGACGCGAGACAATAGGCCGTGTTGCAGCAGGTGCTATCGCTGTAAAGATGCTCTCGAGCCTTGGCATAAAATTTCTTACATACACCAGATCAATAGGTCCTGTTACAATTAATGAGGTTAATTTTGATGCCCATGAGATTTACAACAATTCACTTTATATGCCTGATTCCGATGCAGCACAAAAGGCTTCTGAATATCTGGATGAATGCCTTAAATCACTCAATTCCTCAGGCGGTGTGTGTGAATGTGTAATCACAGGTCTTCCTGTCGGGCTCGGTGATCCTGTATTCGAGAAAATTGATGCCAATCTGGCAAAAGCTATTATGTCTATCGGAGCTGTAAAGGGCTTCGAAATCGGCGATGGCTTTGATGCAGCAAAGGCAACCGGACTTACAAACAATGATGCCTTTATTATGATGGATGGCGCTGTTTCAAAAGAGACAAATCACTCCGGTGGTACTCTCGGCGGCATGACAGACGGCTCACCGCTTATTTTCAGAGCTGCCATAAAGCCTACTCCTTCAATCGCAGCTACACAGCACACTGTAAATAAATCCGGTGAAGATATAGAGATTTCCATCAAGGGACGTCATGACCCGATTATCGTGCCACGTGCTGTTGTTGTTGTTGAAGCTATGGCTGCAATTACTATTGCGGATGCACTGCTTATGAATATGGGGGCACGCATGGACCGCATCACAGATTTTTATAAAAAATTATAA